From a single Stackebrandtia endophytica genomic region:
- a CDS encoding cold-shock protein, which translates to MPTGRVKWYNAEKGFGFVSRDDGGSDVFLHRDALPDGVTELKAGQKLEYGIVDTRRGVQAMSVTLVEAPQRVKKAEPPVQRRSPEELHGLIEDMIKVLEDQVMPPLRRGRHPDRKQTAKIAEVVHAVASELEQ; encoded by the coding sequence GTGCCTACCGGTCGGGTCAAGTGGTACAACGCCGAGAAGGGTTTCGGTTTCGTCTCCCGGGACGACGGCGGCAGCGACGTCTTTCTACACCGTGATGCCCTGCCCGACGGTGTCACCGAGTTGAAGGCCGGGCAGAAACTCGAATATGGAATCGTCGACACCCGCCGTGGTGTGCAGGCGATGTCGGTGACGTTGGTCGAGGCGCCGCAACGGGTGAAGAAGGCGGAACCGCCGGTCCAGCGCCGCTCTCCCGAGGAGCTACACGGCCTGATCGAGGACATGATCAAGGTGCTTGAAGACCAGGTCATGCCCCCGTTGCGTCGTGGGCGTCATCCCGACCGCAAGCAGACGGCCAAGATCGCCGAGGTCGTTCACGCGGTGGCCAGCGAACTGGAGCAGTAG
- a CDS encoding LPXTG cell wall anchor domain-containing protein: protein MPTTAKGHSGQSCDGVPKDKDADQDGWVFVLPGRSGTFISVTATFTDLTGGSRVYTTDANGGMVDSPSSNATSKAYILTPAGWTLTAASAEVSTDTVSKKFNLIHTCPGPASTPSPSPSTSESPSTSTPPTEEPSESGSPSESPSESSTPSESTSGTPSVSPEVPSESSTDGSLPITGASLTTAIGVGALLAAVGAVALLVMRRRRAAQTWE from the coding sequence GTGCCCACCACCGCGAAAGGCCACAGCGGCCAGTCCTGCGATGGTGTCCCCAAGGACAAGGACGCCGACCAGGACGGTTGGGTCTTCGTCCTTCCCGGCAGGTCCGGCACGTTCATCTCGGTGACCGCGACGTTCACCGACCTGACCGGTGGCAGCCGGGTCTACACCACCGACGCCAACGGCGGAATGGTCGATTCACCGAGCAGCAACGCCACGTCGAAGGCATACATCCTGACCCCGGCCGGTTGGACGTTGACCGCGGCCTCCGCCGAGGTCAGCACCGACACAGTGTCCAAGAAGTTCAACCTGATCCATACCTGCCCGGGCCCTGCGAGCACGCCGTCGCCGAGTCCGTCCACCAGCGAGTCGCCGTCGACGAGCACCCCTCCCACCGAGGAACCGTCGGAATCGGGGTCGCCCTCCGAATCGCCGTCTGAGTCGTCGACCCCCTCGGAGTCGACGTCCGGAACCCCCTCGGTCAGCCCGGAGGTTCCGTCGGAGTCCTCGACCGACGGATCACTTCCCATCACGGGAGCCAGCCTGACCACCGCCATCGGTGTCGGTGCACTGTTGGCCGCCGTCGGAGCCGTCGCGCTGCTGGTCATGCGACGTCGCCGCGCCGCCCAGACCTGGGAGTGA
- a CDS encoding potassium channel family protein — MPESVPASANRGLLVWTLARTILVVAGLVLLYFVAPMDHPPDGAAWWTLTGALVGIALLCAWQAYAITKSPIPRLRAICSFAILVPLFVVVFATAYFVLDAQSANFNQPLSRVDSLYFTLTTFATVGYGDIAPTTETARVIVMLQMIGGALVLAGAARVYLVAVRTNPRQHLDTTPEVGRIDDGAW; from the coding sequence ATGCCCGAGTCGGTACCGGCGTCGGCCAATCGGGGGCTGCTTGTCTGGACACTGGCCCGAACGATCCTCGTCGTGGCCGGACTGGTCCTGCTGTACTTCGTCGCCCCGATGGACCACCCACCCGACGGAGCCGCCTGGTGGACGCTGACCGGTGCCCTGGTCGGAATCGCGCTGCTGTGCGCCTGGCAGGCCTACGCCATCACCAAATCGCCGATCCCCCGACTGCGCGCCATCTGCTCGTTCGCGATCCTCGTGCCGTTGTTCGTCGTCGTGTTCGCCACCGCCTACTTCGTTCTGGACGCGCAGTCCGCGAACTTCAACCAACCGTTGTCACGCGTGGATTCGCTGTACTTCACGCTCACCACGTTCGCGACCGTCGGATACGGCGACATCGCGCCCACCACCGAGACGGCCCGGGTGATCGTGATGCTCCAGATGATCGGCGGCGCACTGGTCCTGGCGGGCGCGGCCCGGGTGTACCTGGTCGCGGTGCGCACCAACCCGCGGCAACACCTCGACACCACACCCGAGGTTGGGCGCATCGACGACGGTGCCTGGTGA
- a CDS encoding arylsulfatase, producing the protein MTAPQPNIVLITADQWRGDHLSAAGHPVVRTPYLDALANRGTRFDRAYSPSPSCIPARASLHTGLAPRTHGRVGYQDGVDWDFGVTMAGEFGRGGYQTRAIGKMHAAPARNLVGFDEVVLHDGYLHHSRVRQEDPRFTDDYRTWLTRQPGQNIDSDYADHGVDCNSIVARPWPRAEHLHPTNWVVTEAIDFLYRRDPTRPFFLNLSFHRPHPPLDPPQWAFDQFMSAPPYRPTVAEWADTFTRYRQDHRPDAGVAEYDPATLHRARAGYLGNMAHIDQQIQRFVEAMAEFGHTVDNTWFCFTSDHGEMLGEHRLWRKSLPYEGSARIPFILTGPGTRAAVSDELVDLADVMPTLLDCAGLDLPSGLDGRSLRPIAAGEPVAVDRDHLHIEHGYQGGQSVHAILDRDHKYVWFSGDGHQQLFDMVDDRAELTDLAPDNPKLVARYRSALVDRLTDSPEGYVHDGDLVTGRTPLNVLPLSGLAPPDSID; encoded by the coding sequence ATGACCGCTCCGCAGCCCAACATCGTCCTGATCACCGCCGACCAGTGGCGCGGCGATCACCTGTCGGCCGCGGGGCACCCGGTGGTCCGCACGCCCTACCTGGATGCGCTGGCCAATCGTGGGACCCGGTTCGACCGGGCGTACAGCCCCTCCCCTAGCTGCATCCCGGCGCGTGCGTCGCTGCACACCGGACTGGCGCCGCGAACCCACGGGCGGGTCGGCTACCAGGACGGCGTCGACTGGGACTTCGGGGTCACGATGGCCGGCGAATTCGGCCGCGGGGGCTACCAGACGCGAGCCATCGGGAAGATGCACGCCGCCCCCGCCCGCAACCTGGTCGGATTCGACGAGGTCGTGCTGCACGACGGCTACCTCCACCACAGCCGGGTCCGGCAGGAGGACCCCCGGTTCACCGACGACTACCGCACCTGGTTGACGCGGCAACCGGGACAGAACATCGACTCCGATTACGCCGACCACGGTGTCGACTGCAACTCGATTGTCGCGCGGCCCTGGCCCCGAGCCGAACACCTGCACCCCACCAACTGGGTGGTCACCGAGGCGATCGACTTCCTCTATCGACGCGACCCCACCCGGCCGTTCTTCCTCAACCTGTCGTTTCACCGGCCGCACCCGCCACTCGATCCGCCACAGTGGGCATTCGACCAGTTCATGTCGGCACCGCCCTACCGGCCGACCGTCGCCGAATGGGCCGACACCTTCACCCGATACCGACAGGACCACCGGCCCGACGCCGGAGTCGCTGAATACGATCCGGCCACCCTGCACCGCGCCCGCGCCGGATACCTCGGCAACATGGCCCACATCGATCAGCAGATCCAGCGATTCGTCGAGGCGATGGCCGAATTCGGTCACACCGTCGACAACACCTGGTTCTGCTTCACCTCCGACCACGGCGAGATGCTGGGCGAGCATCGACTCTGGCGCAAATCACTGCCCTACGAGGGCTCGGCCCGCATACCCTTCATCCTCACCGGCCCCGGCACCCGCGCGGCTGTCAGCGACGAACTCGTCGACCTCGCCGACGTGATGCCGACCCTGCTCGACTGCGCCGGGCTGGACCTACCGTCCGGGCTCGACGGTCGCTCGCTGCGACCGATCGCCGCCGGAGAACCCGTCGCAGTCGACCGCGATCACCTCCACATCGAACACGGTTACCAGGGCGGCCAATCGGTGCACGCGATCCTCGACCGGGACCACAAGTACGTCTGGTTCTCCGGCGACGGGCACCAACAACTGTTCGACATGGTCGACGACCGCGCAGAACTGACCGACCTGGCACCCGACAACCCGAAACTGGTGGCGCGCTACCGATCCGCGCTCGTCGACCGGCTCACCGACAGTCCGGAAGGGTATGTCCACGATGGTGACCTGGTCACCGGTCGGACCCCGTTGAACGTTCTGCCGTTATCCGGTCTCGCCCCGCCCGATTCGATAGATTGA
- a CDS encoding serine hydrolase, whose product MMWLSVVVVVLIQALIVVVAVAVPTSPRAIWVSGSQDASTGTDPDTDVAPEPTRDWRADFDELVGGYFADNREVTGSVALRVGDQEWGYEVDRPFETASIVKVEILVRWLLARQDGGLPPDEYLLAERMMVGSDNEATNELCLIIAGRTSPGDVPGGTGACSLDGYWGSDLTTASSQLDILDEAMNSRRLTMESRQVVRELMSSVTDEQRWGVSAAALDDESVWLKNGWDDREGWLVHSIGVIDGPQQITLAILTFGSPDYYTGISHVEELAKLARQAIRPERG is encoded by the coding sequence GTGATGTGGCTGTCGGTCGTCGTCGTGGTGTTGATCCAGGCCCTGATCGTGGTGGTGGCCGTCGCCGTTCCGACCTCACCCCGTGCCATCTGGGTGTCGGGATCGCAGGATGCCTCCACCGGGACCGACCCCGACACCGACGTCGCACCCGAGCCGACGAGGGACTGGCGAGCCGACTTCGACGAACTGGTCGGCGGGTACTTCGCCGACAACCGCGAGGTCACCGGCTCCGTCGCGCTGCGCGTCGGTGACCAGGAATGGGGTTACGAGGTCGACAGGCCGTTCGAGACCGCCAGCATCGTGAAGGTGGAGATCCTGGTGCGATGGCTGTTGGCTCGTCAGGACGGCGGCCTGCCGCCTGATGAGTACCTCCTGGCCGAGCGCATGATGGTCGGCAGCGACAACGAGGCCACCAATGAACTGTGCCTGATCATCGCCGGTCGTACCTCCCCCGGTGACGTCCCCGGCGGGACCGGCGCCTGCTCCCTCGACGGGTACTGGGGTTCGGATCTGACCACCGCGAGCAGCCAACTCGACATCCTGGACGAGGCAATGAACTCACGTCGACTGACGATGGAGAGCCGTCAGGTGGTGCGCGAACTCATGTCGTCGGTGACCGACGAGCAGCGGTGGGGTGTCAGTGCGGCCGCCCTCGACGACGAATCGGTGTGGTTGAAGAACGGTTGGGACGATCGCGAGGGTTGGCTGGTTCACAGCATCGGGGTCATCGACGGTCCACAACAGATAACCCTGGCCATCCTCACCTTCGGGAGCCCCGACTACTACACCGGGATAAGTCACGTCGAGGAACTGGCCAAATTGGCCAGACAGGCCATCCGCCCGGAGCGGGGATAG
- a CDS encoding LysE family translocator, with protein sequence MSTAFLLTAFVIVATPGTGALYTIGTGLARGTKASIWAAFACTLGTIPHLLAAITGLAAVLQASGLVFAVIKYAGVAYLLYMAWATWRDKGALSVDPNDSSGSARSILYTGITLNLLNPKLTIFFFAFLPQFVPAGEGAFAAMLGLGLVFMVMTFVVFAVYGAFAAGVRNRVLSRPRIIAAMRKVFAATFVALAGRLAVQSSQ encoded by the coding sequence ATGTCAACCGCCTTTCTGCTGACGGCATTCGTCATTGTCGCTACGCCGGGAACCGGTGCGCTGTATACGATCGGCACCGGGCTCGCGCGGGGAACAAAGGCCAGCATCTGGGCGGCGTTCGCGTGCACACTGGGCACGATCCCCCACCTTCTCGCGGCCATCACGGGCCTCGCCGCCGTTCTACAGGCCAGTGGGCTGGTGTTCGCCGTGATCAAATACGCCGGCGTCGCCTACCTGCTGTACATGGCGTGGGCGACGTGGCGGGACAAGGGCGCATTGTCCGTCGACCCGAACGATTCGTCCGGGTCGGCGCGCTCCATCCTCTACACGGGAATCACGCTCAATCTGCTCAACCCGAAACTGACGATCTTCTTCTTCGCCTTCCTGCCTCAGTTCGTGCCAGCCGGCGAGGGTGCGTTCGCGGCGATGCTGGGGCTCGGCCTCGTGTTCATGGTGATGACCTTCGTGGTGTTCGCCGTCTACGGGGCGTTCGCCGCCGGGGTTCGCAACCGGGTCCTCTCACGGCCACGAATCATCGCCGCGATGCGCAAGGTGTTCGCCGCGACGTTTGTCGCACTCGCCGGCCGGTTGGCCGTGCAGAGCAGTCAATAG
- a CDS encoding YhgE/Pip family protein, with protein MTAIRLALLELRRFRGHPLRQLTLAALILVPLLFGGLYLWSHWDPYGQAGHIPVAVVNEDTGTEIEGRPFDGGTEFTAQLTSTDDLAWDLVDAERATAGLEAGDYYFSIVVPKDFSRQLAEPGPDRAHVTLQLNDANGYLTAGVAKSMETRLRQHITAAVYVASARTAFGDLAELDTGLDLAAAEAAEVDGAATLAATDAADLGGALSRFQTQSTDLADRIGRLDGSVNSAGARMVGQWPGIQDGSREVADLADGFSDRLADVYASLCPSEAAGSRACRELQATIGDSQRITDGIDGINDTVQDLSTADLTSAADEVSDLASGADRLATGLTDAESVATRLVDNTAQLAEGSQRVSVAVETAATAVPAADPAVNAAAAEVLGAPVVVRESNLHPAGEHGRGLAPLFFAMALWLFGLIAYLVLRTHNPRALSGRVSAATATVAGWLPAVGLGVVGAGVLYFVADVGLGLKPVAPMMALVSMVVGVASFVAIAQLVRLALGSAGNVVMLILLMVQLTASGGLYPLETAPVIFRFLHPILPMTYLVDALRIGVSGGDPANLWRDLLVLLAFGVAALGAGILVTMRNRRWTIHRLHPSVVPS; from the coding sequence ATGACCGCGATCCGGCTGGCACTTCTGGAACTGCGACGCTTTCGCGGCCACCCGCTGCGTCAACTGACGTTGGCGGCGCTGATCCTGGTGCCGCTGCTGTTCGGTGGGCTGTACCTGTGGTCTCACTGGGACCCGTACGGGCAGGCAGGCCACATCCCGGTCGCCGTGGTCAACGAGGACACCGGCACCGAGATCGAGGGCCGACCGTTCGACGGCGGAACCGAATTCACCGCTCAACTGACCAGCACCGACGACCTCGCCTGGGACCTCGTGGACGCCGAACGCGCCACCGCGGGACTGGAAGCCGGCGACTACTACTTCTCGATCGTCGTCCCGAAGGACTTCTCCCGCCAATTGGCCGAACCCGGGCCCGACCGGGCTCACGTCACCCTGCAACTCAACGACGCCAACGGTTACCTCACCGCCGGTGTCGCCAAGTCGATGGAGACTCGACTGCGGCAGCACATCACCGCCGCCGTGTACGTCGCCTCCGCCAGGACCGCCTTCGGTGATCTCGCCGAGCTGGACACCGGATTGGACCTGGCCGCCGCCGAGGCCGCCGAGGTCGACGGCGCCGCGACACTCGCCGCCACCGACGCCGCCGACCTGGGCGGGGCGCTGTCCCGGTTCCAGACCCAGTCCACCGACCTGGCCGACCGGATCGGGCGGTTGGACGGTTCGGTGAACTCGGCCGGTGCCCGCATGGTCGGGCAGTGGCCCGGGATTCAGGACGGGTCCAGGGAGGTCGCCGACCTCGCCGACGGATTCAGTGACCGCCTCGCCGACGTTTACGCCTCGTTGTGCCCGAGCGAAGCGGCCGGAAGCCGGGCCTGCCGGGAGCTACAGGCCACGATCGGGGACTCACAACGGATCACCGACGGGATAGACGGCATCAACGACACGGTGCAGGACCTGTCGACCGCCGACCTGACCTCCGCGGCCGACGAGGTGAGCGACCTCGCGTCCGGCGCCGACCGGCTCGCCACCGGACTCACCGACGCCGAGTCCGTGGCGACCCGGCTGGTCGACAACACCGCACAGCTGGCCGAGGGTTCGCAACGGGTCTCGGTAGCGGTGGAGACCGCCGCGACGGCCGTTCCGGCGGCCGATCCGGCGGTCAACGCCGCCGCCGCGGAGGTCCTGGGTGCACCGGTGGTGGTGCGGGAGAGCAATCTGCACCCGGCGGGTGAGCACGGCCGCGGACTGGCACCACTGTTCTTCGCGATGGCCCTGTGGCTGTTCGGTTTGATCGCTTACCTGGTGTTGCGCACCCACAATCCGCGCGCGTTGTCGGGGCGGGTCTCGGCGGCCACTGCGACGGTCGCGGGTTGGCTCCCGGCGGTCGGATTGGGTGTTGTGGGGGCGGGGGTGTTGTATTTCGTCGCCGACGTCGGTCTCGGGTTGAAACCGGTCGCTCCGATGATGGCCTTGGTGTCCATGGTCGTCGGGGTGGCGTCCTTCGTGGCGATCGCGCAACTGGTTCGGCTGGCGTTGGGCTCGGCGGGCAACGTGGTGATGTTGATCCTGCTGATGGTGCAGTTGACGGCCTCCGGCGGTCTGTATCCATTGGAGACCGCGCCGGTGATCTTCCGGTTCCTGCACCCGATCCTGCCGATGACCTACCTGGTGGATGCGCTACGGATCGGCGTCTCCGGGGGAGATCCGGCGAATCTGTGGCGTGACCTACTGGTGCTGCTCGCCTTCGGCGTGGCCGCGCTGGGCGCGGGCATTCTGGTGACCATGCGGAATCGACGCTGGACGATTCACCGTCTGCACCCGTCGGTAGTCCCGTCGTAG
- a CDS encoding ATP-binding cassette domain-containing protein encodes MRRPDKPGATAESGVEATGDDDRPGVPTDGSPHADEIADLPDLPHFPDDLPGFCFPDSDHPAAETDTADMPALDITPDPPARRGKPYLTVSGLTASGPGGSVFTDVSFTAARGELVALVGDSGTGRTSLLLSLAGRFRYDTGTVTIDGDGRTRNLRHRVAIARAGRAIGLDPHHTVAELMTESVLTGCPADPDEIRQVAELLGVRVDTGETFGRLPAVDQTLLSLAFAAAARTPVIAIDDVDAGLGNIAAACVWAALRVLADNDHVVVAASVRPDLTPDLLVRMGKPSGGVNVGMSGLRPNRRTTTRHLFPVTEE; translated from the coding sequence GTGAGGCGACCAGACAAGCCCGGCGCGACCGCCGAGTCCGGCGTCGAAGCGACCGGCGACGACGACCGGCCGGGCGTGCCCACCGATGGCTCCCCGCACGCCGACGAGATCGCCGATCTACCCGATCTGCCGCACTTCCCCGACGATCTACCCGGATTCTGCTTCCCCGACTCCGATCACCCGGCCGCCGAGACCGACACCGCCGACATGCCCGCTCTCGACATCACCCCCGATCCCCCGGCCCGGCGTGGCAAGCCGTACCTGACGGTCAGCGGCCTCACCGCCTCCGGACCCGGCGGCTCCGTCTTCACCGACGTGTCCTTCACCGCGGCTCGCGGAGAACTCGTCGCCCTGGTCGGCGACTCCGGCACCGGCCGCACCAGCCTCCTGTTGTCACTGGCAGGCAGGTTTCGTTACGACACCGGAACCGTGACCATCGACGGCGACGGCCGCACCCGCAACCTGCGACACCGGGTTGCGATCGCCCGCGCCGGGCGGGCCATCGGGCTGGACCCGCACCACACCGTGGCCGAATTGATGACCGAAAGCGTCCTGACCGGGTGCCCGGCCGACCCCGATGAGATCCGCCAGGTCGCCGAACTGCTGGGCGTGCGAGTCGACACTGGTGAGACCTTCGGACGACTGCCCGCCGTCGACCAGACCCTGCTGAGCCTGGCGTTCGCGGCCGCCGCCCGCACCCCGGTCATCGCGATCGACGACGTCGACGCCGGACTGGGCAACATAGCCGCCGCCTGCGTCTGGGCCGCGCTGCGTGTCCTCGCCGACAACGACCACGTCGTCGTTGCCGCGTCGGTCCGCCCCGACCTGACCCCCGACCTCCTGGTGCGCATGGGCAAACCGTCGGGCGGCGTCAACGTCGGCATGAGCGGATTGCGACCCAACCGACGGACGACGACCCGACACCTGTTTCCGGTGACCGAGGAGTAG
- a CDS encoding L,D-transpeptidase family protein, translating into MVLRRPILLSAVLAVAMVVGVGAWAWAAGGDDTGAIAEPVSQEEPATEEPVADPATEEGTDEDGQTAVPTAEHDCGETGKYQQDVEELLAELGTYGDVFVDGEQSKEDCKAIRKFQKRMGIQPAEGHAGELTRNVATRLVESDFASCDPTGSIVVCIDLTNQTLWVTKVGEIVYGPTIVRTGMAGGYQTQTGKLYVTNKADMEWSKPYKVWLPYWQHFYMGQGLHETTSYIHDSFGSHGCVNLLPEDAVTLYEMIGVGDQLHIFGNRPGT; encoded by the coding sequence ATGGTGTTGCGTCGGCCGATTCTCTTGTCGGCGGTTTTGGCGGTGGCGATGGTCGTCGGGGTGGGAGCCTGGGCGTGGGCAGCCGGTGGTGACGACACCGGCGCGATCGCCGAACCGGTGTCCCAGGAGGAGCCCGCGACCGAGGAACCGGTCGCCGATCCCGCGACCGAGGAGGGGACGGACGAGGACGGACAGACCGCCGTCCCGACCGCCGAACACGATTGCGGTGAGACCGGGAAGTACCAGCAGGACGTGGAGGAACTGCTGGCCGAACTCGGCACCTACGGTGACGTGTTCGTTGACGGTGAACAGTCCAAGGAGGACTGCAAGGCCATTCGGAAGTTCCAGAAGCGGATGGGAATCCAGCCCGCCGAAGGCCACGCCGGTGAGTTGACCCGCAATGTCGCGACTCGGCTGGTCGAATCGGACTTCGCCTCCTGCGACCCGACTGGATCCATCGTGGTCTGTATCGACCTGACCAACCAGACGCTGTGGGTCACCAAGGTCGGCGAGATCGTCTACGGTCCCACGATCGTGCGCACCGGGATGGCCGGCGGCTACCAGACCCAGACCGGCAAGTTGTACGTCACCAACAAGGCCGACATGGAATGGTCCAAGCCCTACAAGGTGTGGCTGCCTTACTGGCAGCACTTCTACATGGGGCAGGGCCTGCACGAGACCACCAGCTACATACACGACTCGTTCGGCTCCCACGGCTGTGTCAATCTGTTGCCCGAGGACGCCGTCACGCTCTACGAGATGATCGGAGTCGGGGACCAGCTGCACATCTTCGGCAACCGGCCGGGCACCTGA